In the Ictidomys tridecemlineatus isolate mIctTri1 chromosome 10, mIctTri1.hap1, whole genome shotgun sequence genome, TCAtataaattcataattattttatttttcttataaactcTCCAATTTCATCATAATGAAatgtcctttttcatttctagcaATACTTCTcaccatgatttctttttcaggtAATAATAGAAATGTACTCAGTGTCCTTTCTATGCAGCTTGGTCATATGTACAACTTTGCCAACCTATTTCTTTTGCCCTTTCTGGGATACAATCTCAAGGTATTCTTCTGGAAAATAGCACACAATTATTAATGGTGTTTACTCAAGTGAAAAATTCATGAGTTCATCTCCTCCCTCTGTGCTGGGAATAGCTCAAACCCAGGCCTCTCACAGGTTAGGGCAATACTCTATGCTAACCTATACCcaacctggtgtgtgtgtgtgtgtgtgtgtgtgtgtgcatgcgtgtgtgtgtgtgtgtgtgtgtgtgtgtgtgtattacacaGAAtagtataaatgtttattttctgtgtgATTGACTTTGCTGTCCTGTTTTTACAATATAGAAAAGTATATCTGAATAGCTCTAGTAAATATAATCTTTCTACTTTGGGACATAAACAGTGCTAGAAAATTATATGCCCACACCTCCCcaaatagtcttttaaaattgttgaatTAAAGTGGCTATTAACCTTGTTCAGCAATTTGATGCAAATACCTAAATACAAAAAGGTTTTTTAGTGAGTACTACATGGGAAGAAAAAGGCTTAGGACTTTAGATAGCTTCTTGAAAATCAAAAACTAGTAGTATTTGATTACAAACAAGACATTTTTAAGCAATGCCATCATACACACTCTGCAGTTATAttcaaaatttcacattttttgcacactgtatataaatacacatCACAATGATGCAATTAGAATTAATAcagaatatatacaaaatgaacaAAGTTTAGATTTAGACAAAAAACTTAATTgcaatcttttgaaaaataacttgattagatattattttatctcttatactaatttacatttatacaaattttaattaaacatacTAGATTCAGGTGCTAAGAATGTCTGCAGTATCTACATTTAAAGTTACTAcactataattttataaatccAAATTTCAAAAAAAGGGTTCTTTAATAAATAATGGAATCCTCTTCTGGATTACTTAATTGCTATTACCTATATCTTGCATTTTCATATGAGTGCATATGTACACTTAATACATACAACTAAGGAGTCCTTATAGGAAAGTAATGATCATAGACCAATAATTACTGAGGATTAAAGTACCTAACAGAATGCTTGAATACCAACATGGTTTTTTTCTTGTCATAAAATCTggagcattatttttaaaaaggctcttaatttcacagtttttaaattactgataATGATTGAGGTTATTTTAGCAGTTATATAAAAACACAGATACCTTCAGCTTACCAAATCACTGGCTAAAAATAATagcacattaaaaatatcttataaaaACAAATCCCACTACAATTTTGAATGCTTTGTTAGGCAGTCCATTTGAGTAAAAAAGTAAGACTCATGTATTGATTTGAAACTTTTTAGTTCCAAAGTCTACAAAGAGAACTATATTGATGAAAAGTCTTTCCCTAAACTCATCTGTTACAGCTTCTAAATTCCTTATTTCTCCATCCAAGCTAAATTTTATACTTGATAGTTATGTGAAGATCTATGTTACCACTACATAATGTTTAATTCTATTCACACATACCTCATTTTAACAATATCCAGTAATCACTTCaacaatttattatttcaaatacataCCACCTCTGAAAGACACTGGAGAGATCCTTAAACCTTTTGCCATTCCTCATTAAAGAAAAACTTCCCTCCTTTGAAAATCACTTAACTGTACCTTTGAaaatataacttcttttttttaaaattttttatttttttattggttgttcacaacattacaaagctcttgacatatcatatttcatacattagattgaagtgggttatgaactcccaattttaccccaaatgcagattgcagaatcacgtcggttacacatccacaattttacataatgcccaattagtaattgttgtattctgctacctttcctatcccctactatccccctcccctcccctcccatcttctctctctaccccatctactgtaattcattactctccttgtttattttcccattcccctcacaacctcttatatgtaattttgtatagcaatgagggtctcccttcatttccatgcaatttccctttactcttcctttccctcccatctcatgactctgtttaatgttagtcttttcttcctgctcttcctccttgctctgttcaaaGTTGCTaacttcttaattttaaaaatgtgcctgAAGATTTCTTCCCCTTCAgattttccaaagtaaaaatagCATATTCCAGAATTCACcctaaaaaagttaatttttcttaaaaagatattgtttttataaatacgTCATTAAAATATGTTCCATAATTTGTTTACATAGACATTCTATCTGTGTTTATTCTAAATCTAGAACCAAAGAATGACTTGGCAATACCAATGCTGCTTTGGTTGTTTCTACTGCACAAAGTCATACAActccatattttataaattatattatagagatttataaatgttctttttcAATAGAATTAGAAGAATAGGACATCTGATTCTTAAGCACTTAAGGAAATTAAGAATCTATATAcagtaaagaaaaatttttaaaaataaaaatccaatttaGAAGGGGCATGGAATTAACTAAGATTTAAATTGTTctcatttcctcatttaaaatttttactctttcaatataatttcagatttctttaaaaaaggatTGAGTTATAACACAGTAATTGTTTATTTATCAGTCTTGTGCAAGAATTAGCAATTCATGGTATGGGGATCACTTTTTGCTTTTCCTACAGAGTGATTATGCACCTCAAACATCATCCCAATTCCTCAAGAATCATCCACTCTGCTGCTGCCTTTGATTCTCTCTTCTTGTCTGCCTGCTTTGCCTTGATGTGAAGCCAATTCCTACTTCCTTAGTTATAAGCGTAATTTTCCTCCTCCACTATTCAAAGCCAGTGTTGGCCTAGTAAGCAAGTCTGAATAATCTGAGAAGATAATTTCATCTTTCTGCTGTTTGTTGCTGCACTCTTACTTTAGCTTCACCTGCTAAATGCATCCATGCCTTTCATTCTGGGCTTTCTTCAAAATTCTTACAGCCAACACATTTACATATTGAGGAACACATTATTTTTGCCTCATAGCACTCAGTAGGTTTTAAGACATCCTGACATTGGCAATTACATCTTTTGCTATAAGATCAATATGcttctccccctttcctttccctatcTCAGGCTTaaaatcttctgtatttctgtcaaGGCATgcctttattgctttttttttttgctcttcattttcaTGTTCTAAATTGTTATAACAATTAGTACAACTGCAATCGTTATAAAATTTGTCATTTACAAAGCAATCACAGTATAATTTCAAATAGTGATTTTGTACAATTACAGGGCTTTCTGGGCCAACTGGCAGATACCGATGGGATTATGCCATTGAATGGAAGACTTGCTGGGTCTGGATACCAGATGTGCCAGAACATTAGAGCTGACTGCTATACACACATATGAAGACTGCTGTAGCTGAGTAATGTACTGAGTTGGAAGCACTGCATAACCCACAACCCCTGTTCCTGGAGCTGGTGCCAGGACAGTACCTGACAGCAGGTTAGGGAGGTTGGGCTGGATCTGTGGCGGTGGGCTGGAAGGCATAATAAGCCATTGTTGTGGTTGGCTGTTAGTTACTATTTATGAAGCTGGATTGATAGATTTGGGGACAACTTGTTGGAGAGCCTGAGCTTAGACAAATGGAACTGACATCTGCACTGAGATTGTGTTGTATTGGCTTTGCTTCCTAAAGAGGCTTAATGCTTGTACTGGGATTTTGACTGTTTGGGTTAAGATACTGTTGTGGCAGTAACCAATCAGACATAATGAAACTTCCTTCCAGGTACTTGAATCTGCTGGGCATTTGCCAGCATTTCCAGAGGGATTGGGAGCAGTTTACagaggaataattttttaaaaaaatattttagttgtagtcagacacaatacctttgtttttatttattttttttgtggtgctggaggcTTGAACCCTGGGCCccatgtgtgctaggtgagtgctctacctgagccacaatcccagccccggaATACTTATCTTATATTGTGATATGCTCATTCCTCCAACAGTGATGGTCTGAACAGCTGATTTCATTGCCTTATTTGGTGATTTAAAAGGTGAGATGGCTATTTTATTTGGCATCTGCATTGTAGAATTAAAAGTTGATGCAATAACACCACTTTCAGATATTGTTATGGTCTCAGATGGAGTTCCAGGGGTAGACTGTGAAAGAACCCTACCTGCAATGACTGATGTGATACTTGAATTGTCTGTCCTATAACTGCTTTACAATTAATTGGTTTTGCAAAGATCAACTTCATGATTACTGGACCACAGGTTGGTGTTCCAGGCTTCTTAGCAAACTCATCTGGCACCACCTCTATGATCATTCTCCTGCAATACATGGATTCTTTGGAGAAAGACAGTTTGTTAAAGAAGTAAACCAACTGCCAGTtaacaaagaattaaatgaaagccACACTGTACACTTTCATTAAAACATTTGCATGTGGgtaaatcaattatattttaataggCAATCAGTTTAAACCTTGAAAgtggaaagggaaagaaacaaatatttaactAGAATTTGTTAAACTATAAACCAACATTTATACCTACTGACATAGGCTTTGCATTGGTTACTTGTAAACTTGCTTTCTGTCTAATAACTAGTATTCTCATTATTTAGCATGCTACTTTTCCTTTATTTACCATTTTCATctttacatgtattttatttttttatttctttaatgtttttgtggttgtagatggacaacatgcctttattttatttatctttatgtggtgctgagaccgaacccagcatctcacacgtgctagacaagtgctttaccactgagttactgcCCCAGTTCCTTACATGTGTTTTCAAATTGCAGAACTATAGACTCACTGGACTTCCAACAAAGTAGTCTCCTCCTAAGTGCTCTCAGGTACAGGCTgagtaattttaaaatggaaaattcaaaagTACTAAATAAAGACACAATGGTACAGCAATGATAtaagagaaattataaataattaaatagcaTCTCTGTGTACTGGAATATTGAATGTGCTTTCTATTTTAAACTGTATGAGTCTGCAAAATCCTTCCTATTATCACTTTGAAAAATTTACCATAAATTTAATTAAGCAAATGAAGTCACAAATGGAAGTTCAGTAATTTATTAAGACATTGGCCCTATTTTCTGGTTTTACTGTGGCTTTTTTTTATTAATCAGGTAAAACTCCCTTGTTTCTCAGATGTTGAACAATGAAGATTTAGTAATCTTAGCACTCTTCCACACTAACACATGTGAACCTGATTCAAGGAAAGACCTTATGTTTTATTTgcaaatttgattatttttaaaaaaagtttaaacaaGGCAACAAAGGACTATGATCTACCACTTTCTAAATAATTCCTGTTTTAGAACAGGACAGCTCTTAAAATACTAATTAAATGTTATATTAATTTGCCCAAACACTCAGGAAAACATGTTTACTTATAATTCACTGTAACTAATAATTCTTCAAAGCACAGAATATGCTAAAATGGCTCATGCATAAATTTACAAGTTAACAAATTCAAGTGGATGGATACTAATAATATAGTAGCTCTCTCCCATGTAGGCTACTTATGAGAATTAATAAATACAATCAAATACCacaaataatttcatatgaaGGGAATCAATAGTCAGGAAGAGGATGAACAacttctagaaggaaaaaaagaaatgagggaggACCTCCTTATTACTAAACACTGGAACATTTCTAAAATGTCAGATTGTTAAAATACAGCAGTTGACAATAACAGACATGCTTGTGTGACAGAATACTTAGTGCACAGTAACAGTGTGAGAATGGGAATGAATTTACTGTACAAATTAAAAGGCATCACAGTAAATATAAAGAAGGGAATTATCAGTCTTGAATAATGATgggattaataataataataatgataataataacaatactaATTTTCCCAGTGGCATAACTATTggaaaaaatcaactgaaaatacTAATCCCAATAACCCTCAAAACATATTTACCAAgatttaagacaaaaacaaagaagagaaaaggagaaaactccTCAAAGAATATAAGCTACAACACCATGTTTTAAGAGAATAATCTTACGGGgccggggatatggctcagcagttgagcgctcacctagcatgtgtgaggtgctgggttggatccttagcaccacataaaaataagtaaataaaataaaggtattctgttcaactcaactaacaaaaaaattttttaaaagaaaataatcttataaaaatggttacaacagtttttcttactttttagcTTCTGCTGGATCTCTAGCTCACCTAGTCTTACAttcaaaacataaattaaaggtCCTACAAGATTTACTAGGCTTATAAAAAACCAGTTAAGACAATGTTGTGGTGTAAACTAATCAAAATGTCAGTTATAAGTTAGaggttatagattagtaaaaaaatatagattatagatatGATATTTtactccattttgctgccttctatatataaaaaaaaactgttacaagagctgtttctgataaactgaaatgaaagatgtcttctttcaaaattgttttccTGTACCCCACAGAATGTACCCAACTCAGGATATGGTGGTGGTCGTGGTGAGTTAAATCCTGGGTTTGAGTATATTCatgggtctacatgactttagAATAGATTATTACTCCCACTCAGCTGAAATTTAGGATATGGTTGTCCAACTCTTGTTCAGATCCAAGATGTGGTTAAGCTAACTGCTTTCTTTAGCCTCTGTAACTTGCTTGCTTGCATGATGCTGAGAAAAGCCcctgaggtttttgttttgttttgttttgttttttcatatccTTAAATTCCCAAGAGACAGGCCAGGAAATTGTGGTTCTCTCACAGAGTATCAGTCTCTATAGGTAGgagacagtccctggccaggtaaataaagctctcttttgttTGAATTAGAACTTAGCGTCTTTTCTGAGGCGGCTCTCCAaaacaataagagaagaaaaagtgtcTTTTTAAATCCAAACTGCTTGGCTGGCTATCTTATCTGTTTtcagctgtctttttttttttataattaaaagagctttattaagatatatttttttaaaagagagaatgagagacagagaaagagagaatttttaatatttattttttagttctcagcggacacaacatctttgttggtatgtggtgctgaggatggaacccgggccgcacgcatgccaggtgagcgtgctaccgcttgagccacatccccagccccagatataatttacatactgtATAATTCCCCACTTAATATGTATCCTCCCTAATGTTacaggaaagaaagacaaaaatcgATACCAAATATAtaagctttctttaaaaaaatttttttgttgttttgagaatttCACAGGTTTCCACATTGTTATATCTGAAATGACTTGTATCTGAGCTAAAAGTATACTCTAATCTGATGAAGAAGTTAGTAGTATTGTGGctatttaagttttttaatattctatgttAGTTAATGCATTTTTCTGATAAATCTTATTTTATCTAACGCTAAAGGTTTTTACGTTCTTTGTCCAAAGGCCAATTTCTCCAGTTAAccctaaaatacatttaaaaaatttcttttaataaatgcttAGGAGAATATAATCATGGTGATGATGTGAATAAATCTGATAACTATCAGGGACAAATAGCTAGCTATCTAAAACCTTTGATTTAAGTGTCCATCACGGCTATTAGATTTTATACCTGGCATTTTCAATTATACAGGCCTgtcttttatatattatgtacttGGTATCAAACTGGCATTTAAACAAATTAGCActcatgaattaaaatttaaacaagtaAACGGAGCCAAATAATTCAATTCAAAAATCaattagttaaataaaaatatagatgtctttaaaattctaaCTCACAAATTTTTCTAGATGGCCAGACAATAaactatttatttctaaaaaatgtctaaaatgtaATATAACATCCATcgcttcaaaatttttttaacagagaagAGATAATTAATATTGCTAATCACATTTTCtgatattcttattttatgattaaaataagtaaattaaatttaaaataattgggaTAAATCATCATTGatatgttttcttaaataaattagaaattacaaCTGACGCCCAActacttctcctttttctttccaattGTTAAAGAAACGACAGAATCCTGCCTCAAATCTCTCCACAGCAAGCTGAATTAACCAACATTATCCTGGCACTGAGATTATTTTCTACTACTTTAAACATCTTTACAAATTCTTTATATGGCTAAACCGGTTCCTTATATTTCTGTAGCTGTGTTATCCCCTCTTTTGGATTCCAATTTACtatctctttttttaacctttcaaaCTTTTTCACATCATCATATATCCCCCATCTTCCTTGCTCATATGCACAGCCACACCAAGATTCCTGGACCTCTGACAGAGAATAATGCCCACACAGATATAGCTGTGAGAtccctttatcttttatttttagatgctGTAAAacctcatggatttttttttccatcaaaatgCACAATCACTAAAGaagatttttccatttcttcccaaCAAGCTCATGCCATTATCATTAACTGTTCTCGCTGTACACCCTTCCTGGCCCCTATGTGAAAATCCATGAGGCCTACATTCTAATGCACTTTGGCAAATGCATGTTCCCCATTTCCCTCCTTTTCATCCTTActtctttcttcatatttccaCTGATACTCATTCTGGGTTTACCTGAGCTACCACCTATTAATCTAAAAATGTATCTGCTTACATTTCTCCTTTATTACTCTGCTTTGCCACTATGGACAAGCCTACGTATTGAAAGCAGATAAGTCCCTGCATATATAACCTGTGCTTTTGCACAATTTTGTACTCATTGGAATATAATTTAACCTATGGAGTTCCCCTTTCTACCACACAAGTCTTCATTGAATGAGCACATCATACCCTCAAGACATGCCtcttaatacaaaaataaaaaaggggactTAGCTCAAAGCAGAATACAAttcttaattttatgaaaatgggcataaaataaagaatataaggaACAACACTCTTAATATGCTTTAGTTATTCTTCTTTTATGGAAAAACTAGCtgatttttattatcatcatcaatgCCAAGCAAGACTTGAAatcaattaaaatctttcattaagcatAAAGTTATTTTACATTTGCTACAATCATAATAAGTACATTTAATTGTATCAAGGCACATGCtttgtttagattttaaaatatcccGACTGCAagattatgtatataatattccCACTTTTGCTTATGTAATagtaaattaatgaaattaagtaACACTatccagaataaaataaaatggaaataatttactcataggattcatatttaaaccatctttatttataaaatattattctaagaATTGTAATTCTGTTAAGCTTCAATTGGAGCAAAAGTGTAATCACTTGAATAAAAGCAgttaaactaaaaataagagataTATTACTTTTGAAGGAAGATAAAAACTGTTGTCAGGTTTCTTGTTTCTTGTTGTGCTTATGGATGTTCAGTAGCAGGCTCATTTGAAGGTGGAATCAACCCTGAAGGGAACTCACTTGTACTTTCagaaggcaggggagggaggagggggaaattCAGCTTTTGGGGGAAGATAATGAGGAAAACACCACGGTCTCATTGGGAATGGAGGGAGTGGTGGGCCTGGTGGAAAATATTCTCAAGATGCTCCATACATGTTtcttggaggaggtggaggaaaaaaCGGTCCTCTTCTCATGAACTGACTCCTTGGATCCACTGGAAACAATGGACTtctgattgcagaaggatcttttcctACAAGTTTAAATTCAAACTCATTTTCCGTTAAGTTTTGTCTGTCATGAGCATTTTGTTTCCTTAAATCATTGAGGTATCTTTCAGCACTCTGAGCTACCAACTCATTATCATGTGCTTTCTTCTCACAGTACATAATCAGTTCCTGATAAGAATGaatggttctctccaattcttcaAGGTCTTTGACTTGTTTTCTATAGGTCTCCAGTTTTTCAGTTGCATGGCTgatgtttttctccattttggaAAGTTCCTCTTCTCACTCTATCTAGTAGTTTTCCTCTCCTATTAATTTCCTTTGgagtttcattacattttcttgatGTAGTTCAATCATGACTTTGAGTTTCTGCTGAAActtaaattgtgtattttttgACTGCAAAGATGCTTGTTCTGTCTTAAGATTTTTAATATGTTCTATAAGGTCTTCCTTTGATTcaattaattcagaaaataaagtaaaaatttgatttctttctccttgTAAGGTTTTAAAAGAGGTCTTTAAATTAGTAGTATAAAACTGTTTCTTCAAAGTTCCTTTTGGCTAATCCTCTAAGTGAGCATCAACATTCTTCATTTCTAATTCCAAGTTACCATAATCTGTTAGGACTTCTCCAAACACAGAAGCCAAATCTTCCATCTGCAGTAAGTGTTCAGTCAGAGACTTATTgtgattttctttatctcttaGAACTTGTTCTACTTGTACTCTGGAGTCTTCAAgtgttgttttctgtttattaaggccattcactttttctttccataCTTCAGCTTCATATAAAAGCTGTTTCTGACTTTCCTGAAGTTGAGAATTTTCATTCAAAGTTGCTTTTATTGCTACTGTAATTTCTTCTTCATTCATTTGAAATAGTCTAAAGGCTGTTTTAGCTTCCAGTATTTGTGAACTGAGGGATTCTGATTCATCTTCTAGGAACTTAATCCTTTTTGATATATCCACCATTAATTCATCCTGTTGAGActgtttagttttctcttcttttacctctttttctAGAAGGAGTATCTCATCCTCAAGTTTAGATATGGACCTATCCAGGTTTTCATAGATTGCTTCaaaattttctgcttctattgactCCTTCACCAAAATGGCATCCTTTAAAGAGGACTCTAAGCCTTCATACTCTTTTTGAACAAGGCTAACTTTTTCAAGTAGTTCACATCTTTCTTCAATTAGTCTAGAAAGTTTTAGAGCAAACTTTTCTTCTATTCTCATGTAACGCCCGCTTCTCACAGGCTGataacttctccacaaaaacaagagaacaacaaaaaatccaatagCTGTACATATCACCAACTCCCACAGCCAGCCATAAGGACTAGGGTGTGTTTCCATGTCTTCAGACAATGCACACCACAACCCTGCttacttcttccaggaccaccCCCATGTAGGGATGAGGGGCAGCTGTTGCACCTTCATCACACTAAGGTTACTTTGGCTATTCCCTCTACAACCACACCATGCTTAGCCATTCCAAAACAGACTGTGGACACTCAGGCCTTTGGTCAAGAACAAACCTGCACCAGGCAACAGAGCAGACCATTGTGAACCAGGCAGTGGGGGGGGAGGGGCTTTGGGCATGGGCATGGGGAGCTCTGGTCATGGGC is a window encoding:
- the LOC101957444 gene encoding LOW QUALITY PROTEIN: melanoma inhibitory activity protein 2-like (The sequence of the model RefSeq protein was modified relative to this genomic sequence to represent the inferred CDS: deleted 1 base in 1 codon) gives rise to the protein MATTRPPPELRLGPGPNPPTGKTLPKLIEGPDQSHYPVLEPRQGEAWVHPAACRTPPEFQLCPDSTRLPGRRLSPSPRQSSNTTKIGLSDLRESTSKGRPSSIPPHEEPTRAPALAKSKSTIWQDENRVPVSFQSSRDWHPNSGSSHDGLCPLTDSCRNTFESSGLPQICQDDLRWKPRHRIATSPFCHQPTSEEAYTQILSTWPNSPELMLRESPGSSRYWLTSSGAPALPRSAYSNCVAAPHPYMGVVLEEVSRVVCALSEDMETHPSPYGWLWELVICTAIGFFVVLLFLWRSYQPVRSGRYMRIEEKFALKLSRLIEERCELLEKVSLVQKEYEGLESSLKDAILVKESIEAENFEAIYENLDRSISKLEDEILLLEKEVKEEKTKQSQQDELMVDISKRIKFLEDESESLSSQILEAKTAFRLFQMNEEEITVAIKATLNENSQLQESQKQLLYEAEVWKEKVNGLNKQKTTLEDSRVQVEQVLRDKENHNKSLTEHLLQMEDLASVFGEVLTDYGNLELEMKNVDAHLED